The following are encoded in a window of Panicum virgatum strain AP13 chromosome 5N, P.virgatum_v5, whole genome shotgun sequence genomic DNA:
- the LOC120674764 gene encoding uncharacterized protein LOC120674764 — protein sequence MVKTRRGAVAETTKTDYERQRDKNIAENNARFEALGLNKFSATVNSFANAFASSTGIREGEQGSRAGDTYDSDYLPETAEQVQGDTDDDTSLDEELVDEPVPLMIIEKISARRRKGTVEMPPGGARKSKRVRSQAPDERPAEAEDVAVHGGTQGKRIRPSPSNERPPGVATRSSSTRQQPTQPSDEGQQGR from the exons ATGGTAAAGACTAGACGCGGTGCAGTAGCAG aaactacaaaaactgattacGAGAGGCAGCGGGACAAGAACATAGCAGAGAATAATGCAAGATTTGAAGCACTTGGCCTCAACAAATTTTCAGCAACTGTAAATTCATTTGCAAATGCATTTGCAAGTTCAACGGGAATAAGGGAAGGGGAACAGGGTAGTCGTGCTGGAGATACATATGATTCAGATTATCTCCCTGAAACTGCAGAGCAGGTTCAGGGAGACACCGATGATGATACGTCATTAGACGAGGAGCTAGTCGACGAGCCTGTTCCTCTAATGATTATTGAG AAAATCAGTGCAAGGCGCCGAAAAGGAACTGTAGAAATGCCACCTGGAGGTGCAAGAAAGAGTAAGCGAGTGAGGTCTCAAGCTCCAGATGAGAGACCTGCTGAAGCTGAAGATGTAGCTGTTCATGGAGGAACCCAGGGTAAGAGAATTAGGCCAAGTCCTTCCAATGAGAGGCCTCCAGGTGTGGCAACAAGGTCCTCCTCCACAAGGCAACAGCCAACtcaaccaagtgatgaaggTCAGCAAGGGCGCTAA